A part of Kitasatospora acidiphila genomic DNA contains:
- the recO gene encoding DNA repair protein RecO: MSLIRDDGVVLRAQKLGEADRIITLLTRQHGKVRAVARGVRKTKSKFGARLEPFSHVDVQFFSRGSELVGRSLPLCTQVETIAPYGGGIVGDYGRYTAGTAMLETAERFAENEGEPAVQQYLLLVGALRTLAAGTHQSHLVLDAFLLRSLAVNGYGASFTDCAKCGIEGPNRFFSLPAGGVLCADCRVPGCAVPSPETLVLLGALLSGDWQTADACEPRYWREGSGLVAAYLQWHLERGIRSMRYVEK, translated from the coding sequence ATGAGTCTGATCCGCGACGACGGCGTCGTGCTCCGCGCCCAGAAGCTCGGCGAGGCCGACCGGATCATCACGCTGCTGACCCGCCAGCACGGCAAGGTCCGGGCGGTGGCCCGCGGCGTCCGCAAGACCAAGTCCAAGTTCGGGGCCCGGCTGGAGCCGTTCTCCCATGTGGACGTGCAGTTCTTCAGCCGCGGCAGTGAACTGGTCGGCCGCTCGCTGCCGCTCTGCACCCAGGTGGAGACCATCGCCCCGTACGGCGGCGGGATCGTCGGCGACTACGGCCGCTACACCGCCGGCACCGCCATGCTGGAGACGGCGGAACGTTTCGCCGAGAACGAGGGCGAGCCCGCCGTCCAGCAGTACCTGCTGCTGGTCGGCGCCCTGCGCACGCTGGCCGCCGGCACCCATCAGTCGCACCTGGTGCTGGACGCCTTCCTGCTGCGGTCGCTCGCGGTCAACGGCTACGGCGCCAGCTTCACCGACTGCGCCAAATGCGGCATCGAAGGGCCGAACCGGTTCTTCTCGCTGCCGGCCGGCGGCGTGCTGTGTGCGGACTGCCGGGTACCGGGATGTGCCGTACCCTCCCCTGAGACACTGGTTCTGCTCGGCGCCCTGCTGTCCGGAGACTGGCAGACCGCGGACGCCTGCGAGCCGCGGTACTGGCGGGAGGGAAGCGGCCTGGTCGCCGCCTACCTCCAGTGGCACCTGGAGCGGGGTATCCGCTCGATGAGATACGTGGAGAAGTGA
- a CDS encoding isoprenyl transferase → MAARRLFGANKQREYRAPDPHPSGAQPPKLPGELIPKHVAIVMDGNGRWAKERGLPRTEGHKVGESVVLDVMKGAIELGVKNISLYAFSTENWKRSPDEVKFLMNFNRDVIRRRRDELGEMGVRIRWAGRMPKLWKSVVQELQVAEEQTKDNDLVTMYMCVNYGGRAEVADAAAAIAADVAAGKLDPRKVNEKTIGKYMYHPDMPDVDLFLRPSGEQRTSNFWLWQSAYAEFVFQDVLWPDFDRRDLWRACEQYAMRDRRFGGALPNEVAPAAAEVPAQR, encoded by the coding sequence ATGGCAGCGCGACGGCTCTTCGGCGCCAACAAGCAGCGCGAGTACCGCGCCCCGGACCCGCACCCGAGCGGTGCACAGCCGCCGAAGCTCCCCGGAGAGCTGATCCCCAAGCACGTCGCCATCGTGATGGACGGCAACGGCCGCTGGGCCAAGGAGCGCGGCCTGCCCCGCACCGAGGGCCACAAGGTCGGCGAGAGCGTGGTGCTCGACGTCATGAAGGGCGCCATCGAGCTGGGCGTCAAGAACATCTCGCTCTACGCCTTCTCCACCGAGAACTGGAAGCGCTCCCCTGACGAGGTGAAGTTCCTGATGAACTTCAACCGGGACGTGATCCGCCGCCGCCGTGACGAGCTGGGCGAGATGGGCGTGCGGATCCGCTGGGCCGGCCGGATGCCCAAGCTCTGGAAGAGCGTGGTCCAGGAGCTCCAGGTGGCCGAGGAGCAGACCAAGGACAACGACCTGGTCACCATGTACATGTGCGTCAACTACGGCGGCCGCGCCGAGGTCGCCGACGCCGCCGCCGCGATCGCCGCCGACGTGGCGGCCGGCAAGCTCGACCCGCGGAAGGTCAACGAGAAGACCATCGGCAAGTACATGTACCACCCGGACATGCCGGACGTGGACCTGTTCCTTCGCCCCAGCGGCGAGCAGCGCACCTCCAACTTCTGGCTCTGGCAGTCCGCCTACGCCGAGTTCGTGTTCCAGGACGTGCTCTGGCCCGACTTCGACCGCCGCGACCTGTGGCGCGCCTGCGAGCAGTACGCGATGCGCGACCGCCGCTTCGGCGGCGCCCTCCCCAACGAGGTCGCCCCCGCCGCTGCCGAGGTCCCCGCACAGCGCTGA
- a CDS encoding type VII secretion target → MVADHFHIEPDKVTAVSADFSSSSKGMDGQLSTFATKAENVNDAFGVLAESTDALGKYVQMTQATVTSLRQLQTQLQGYSDGLAAVVKAYKETDHNNAQNLAV, encoded by the coding sequence ATGGTTGCTGACCATTTCCACATAGAGCCGGACAAGGTCACCGCGGTGAGCGCCGACTTCAGCAGTAGCTCGAAGGGCATGGACGGGCAGCTGAGCACCTTCGCGACCAAGGCGGAGAACGTCAACGACGCCTTCGGTGTGCTGGCCGAGTCCACCGACGCGCTGGGGAAGTACGTCCAGATGACCCAGGCCACGGTGACCAGCCTGCGCCAGCTGCAGACCCAACTGCAGGGCTACTCGGACGGATTGGCGGCCGTGGTGAAGGCCTACAAGGAAACCGACCACAACAACGCTCAGAACCTGGCGGTCTGA
- a CDS encoding WXG100 family type VII secretion target translates to MAQNPDSGQTQTPPPPKIEQSFDIFSPGGDPSVLRDCALAWRGMAADLKTTRDSLDKEVSGLGDAWTGAAATAFHQHWQDTRSQIDGALPNFEAVAKQLDTAADSIEEVNKQIQEIVVEIAATAAIGIGLSIVTAGFSDAAAAASASVEAGEASAAVARLASILKDVAEALESIKKLMESSKLAKFGIKLAGNFGANLGGNVLGQALSGQQITWGTDIQNAGVSAVVGTGLGELGSAAAPKVAQALTSSGAHATQWAGKDVIDGMLKGDGLLGGAVNNSVTSAAGTAAADGVNEVENPGSVSSFWEDVAFSGLGGAAGGAAVHNGRKIYSGSGKHRDAGDPILGDALTNAGAYGLAGASENDDTGEPAPQVPFDKGSPLVDPKGAYHQ, encoded by the coding sequence ATGGCTCAGAACCCGGACAGCGGGCAGACCCAGACACCGCCGCCGCCGAAGATCGAGCAGAGCTTCGACATCTTCAGCCCGGGCGGCGACCCGTCCGTGCTGCGCGACTGCGCCCTCGCCTGGCGCGGCATGGCCGCCGATCTCAAGACCACCAGGGACAGCCTGGACAAGGAGGTCAGCGGCCTCGGCGACGCCTGGACCGGCGCCGCGGCCACCGCCTTCCACCAGCACTGGCAGGACACCCGCAGCCAGATCGACGGCGCGCTGCCCAACTTCGAGGCCGTCGCCAAGCAGTTGGACACCGCCGCCGACTCGATCGAGGAGGTCAACAAGCAGATCCAGGAGATCGTCGTGGAGATCGCGGCCACCGCCGCGATCGGCATCGGCCTCTCCATCGTCACCGCCGGCTTCTCCGACGCGGCCGCCGCGGCCTCGGCCTCCGTCGAGGCGGGCGAGGCGAGCGCGGCGGTGGCCCGGCTGGCATCGATCCTGAAGGACGTCGCCGAGGCCCTCGAGAGCATCAAGAAGCTGATGGAGAGCAGCAAGCTCGCCAAGTTCGGCATCAAGCTCGCCGGCAACTTCGGCGCCAACCTCGGTGGCAACGTCCTCGGCCAGGCGCTGTCCGGCCAGCAGATCACCTGGGGCACCGACATCCAGAACGCGGGGGTGTCGGCGGTCGTGGGGACGGGGCTGGGCGAGCTGGGCTCGGCAGCCGCGCCCAAGGTCGCCCAGGCGCTCACCAGCTCCGGGGCACACGCGACCCAGTGGGCCGGCAAGGACGTGATCGACGGGATGCTCAAGGGGGACGGCTTGCTCGGCGGGGCGGTCAACAACTCCGTCACCAGCGCGGCCGGCACCGCGGCGGCGGACGGCGTGAACGAGGTGGAGAACCCCGGCAGCGTCAGCAGCTTCTGGGAGGACGTGGCCTTCTCGGGACTGGGCGGTGCGGCAGGTGGCGCCGCGGTGCACAACGGCCGGAAGATCTACAGCGGCTCCGGCAAGCACCGGGACGCCGGGGACCCGATCCTCGGTGACGCCCTCACCAACGCGGGCGCCTACGGCCTGGCCGGCGCCAGCGAGAACGACGACACCGGTGAGCCCGCACCGCAGGTGCCGTTCGACAAGGGCTCGCCGCTGGTCGACCCCAAGGGCGCCTACCACCAGTGA
- a CDS encoding Fur family transcriptional regulator, whose translation MTTAGPSPRARSTRQRTAVSAALDELEDFRSAQELHDLLKHRGESVGLTTVYRTLQSLADAGEVDVLRTADGEAVYRRCSSGHHHHLVCRHCGSTVEVEGPAVERWATSVATEHGFSDIAHTLEIFGTCADCAAKQRAQQG comes from the coding sequence GTGACCACCGCAGGCCCGTCGCCACGCGCCCGTTCCACTCGTCAGCGCACCGCGGTCTCCGCCGCGCTGGACGAGCTCGAGGACTTCCGCAGCGCGCAGGAACTGCACGATCTGCTCAAGCACCGGGGCGAATCGGTCGGCCTGACCACCGTCTACCGCACCCTGCAGTCGCTCGCCGATGCCGGTGAGGTCGACGTCCTGCGCACGGCCGACGGCGAGGCGGTCTACCGCCGCTGCAGCAGCGGTCACCACCACCACCTGGTCTGCCGCCACTGCGGCAGCACCGTCGAGGTGGAGGGCCCCGCCGTGGAGCGCTGGGCCACCTCCGTCGCCACCGAGCACGGCTTCAGCGACATCGCGCACACCCTGGAGATCTTCGGCACCTGCGCGGACTGCGCGGCGAAGCAGCGGGCCCAGCAGGGTTAG
- a CDS encoding metal ABC transporter permease, with protein MSDLLSYDFMQRALLAALLVGITAPAVGIYLVQRRQALMGDGIGHVALTGVGLGLVFQTSPVWMAVLVCVLAAVIMELVRSRGNQRGDIALAMLFYGGMACGRLLISKSPAASGTGGSLDSYLWGSILAVDAGDLVTIAVLGAVVIAVMLGLRRQLFAVCQDEEFAKVTGVPVRLLNLLLAVMAAVTVTVAMRVVGLLLVSALMVVPVAAAQLLTRSFRATQALSVVIGVLVSLGGVVTSYQADVPPGSAIVLLAIACFAVFSALAAPLARRRHRQRGLPGQREGSKAAEQPTEGAGLAQ; from the coding sequence ATGAGCGACCTGCTCTCCTACGACTTCATGCAGCGGGCGCTGCTCGCCGCCCTGCTGGTCGGCATCACCGCCCCCGCCGTCGGCATCTACCTGGTGCAGCGGCGCCAGGCGCTGATGGGCGACGGCATCGGCCACGTCGCGCTCACCGGTGTCGGCCTCGGCCTGGTGTTCCAGACCAGCCCGGTCTGGATGGCCGTGCTGGTCTGCGTACTGGCCGCGGTGATCATGGAGCTGGTCCGCTCGCGCGGCAACCAGCGCGGCGACATCGCCCTGGCGATGCTCTTCTACGGCGGCATGGCCTGCGGACGGCTGCTGATCAGCAAGTCGCCGGCCGCCAGCGGCACCGGCGGCAGCCTGGACAGCTACCTCTGGGGCTCGATCCTGGCCGTGGACGCCGGCGACCTGGTCACCATCGCCGTGCTGGGCGCGGTGGTCATCGCGGTCATGCTCGGCCTGCGGCGCCAGCTCTTCGCGGTCTGCCAGGACGAGGAGTTCGCCAAGGTCACCGGGGTGCCGGTGCGGCTGCTCAACCTGCTGCTCGCGGTGATGGCCGCGGTCACCGTGACCGTCGCGATGCGGGTGGTCGGGCTGCTGCTGGTGAGCGCGCTGATGGTGGTGCCGGTGGCGGCGGCCCAGCTGCTCACCCGCTCGTTCCGGGCCACCCAGGCGCTCTCCGTCGTCATCGGGGTGCTGGTCTCGCTCGGCGGCGTGGTGACCTCCTACCAGGCTGACGTGCCGCCAGGCTCCGCGATCGTGCTGCTCGCCATCGCCTGCTTCGCGGTGTTCAGCGCGCTGGCCGCGCCGCTGGCCAGGCGGCGGCACCGGCAGCGCGGGCTGCCCGGGCAGCGGGAGGGCAGCAAGGCTGCGGAGCAGCCGACCGAGGGCGCGGGGCTGGCACAATGA
- a CDS encoding metal ABC transporter ATP-binding protein, which yields MDSAPHDSTPAAVRLRCAQAAQGGRPVLRGIDLTVAPGEVVALLGANGSGKSTTIKTVIGSVPLTGGERELFGVPGQRFRDWHRIGYVPQRTTAAGGVPATVREVVATGRLAQHRLLPFRRKDRVAVDAALAAVGMLERAGDGVADLSGGQQQRVLIARALVGAPELLIMDEPMAGVDLASQQVLADTLREQVERGAAVLLVLHELGPLAPLIDRAVLLRDGLVVQDGPPAGSGHEHGHDGDHHQDHHHTEIRQGLLT from the coding sequence ATGGACTCCGCGCCCCACGACTCGACACCGGCCGCCGTCCGGCTCCGCTGTGCCCAGGCCGCCCAGGGCGGCCGCCCGGTGCTGCGCGGCATCGACCTGACCGTCGCCCCCGGCGAGGTGGTCGCGCTGCTCGGCGCCAACGGCTCCGGCAAGTCCACCACCATCAAGACGGTGATCGGCAGCGTGCCGCTGACCGGCGGTGAGCGCGAGCTGTTCGGCGTGCCGGGCCAGCGGTTCCGCGACTGGCACCGGATCGGCTACGTGCCGCAGCGCACCACCGCGGCCGGCGGAGTCCCGGCGACGGTGCGCGAGGTGGTCGCCACCGGGCGGCTGGCCCAGCACCGCCTGCTGCCGTTCCGCCGCAAGGACCGGGTCGCGGTGGACGCCGCGCTGGCCGCCGTCGGCATGCTGGAGCGCGCCGGCGACGGGGTCGCCGACCTCTCCGGCGGCCAGCAGCAGCGGGTGCTGATCGCCCGCGCGCTGGTCGGCGCGCCCGAACTGCTGATCATGGACGAGCCGATGGCAGGGGTCGACCTGGCCAGCCAGCAGGTGCTCGCCGACACCCTGCGCGAGCAGGTCGAGCGGGGCGCCGCGGTGCTGCTGGTGCTGCACGAACTCGGGCCGCTGGCGCCGCTGATCGACCGCGCGGTGCTGCTGCGCGACGGCCTGGTGGTGCAGGACGGCCCGCCGGCCGGCTCCGGCCACGAACACGGACACGACGGCGACCACCACCAGGACCACCACCACACCGAGATCCGTCAGGGGCTGCTGACATGA
- a CDS encoding metal ABC transporter substrate-binding protein, producing the protein MMFRRRIATAPIALTALAVTGALALSACGSGTTGAKTADGKVNVVAAFYPLQYLAEQIGGDHVKVTDLTAPGTEPHDLELTAKQVGAVQDAGAVLYLKGLQPTVDKAVAQSKSKYVVDAAALSPLLDHHLDEGTDGGTPAKGNTGDPHTWLDPTRYATVAKGVGAELAKADPANAAEYQKNTDALVAELGTLNQSFQTGLKSCTRKSFVTSHAAFGYLADTYGLQQIAINGVDPESEPTPARLAQIQQAAKDSGVTTVFFEALVSPKLADTVAKDLNLKTAVLDPIEGVKAGSPDTYLTIMQQNLSNLRDALGCAS; encoded by the coding sequence ATGATGTTCCGTCGCCGCATAGCCACCGCCCCGATCGCCCTCACCGCGCTCGCCGTCACCGGCGCGCTGGCGCTCTCCGCCTGCGGCAGCGGCACCACCGGCGCCAAGACCGCCGACGGCAAGGTCAACGTGGTCGCGGCGTTCTACCCGCTGCAGTACCTGGCGGAGCAGATCGGCGGCGACCACGTCAAGGTCACCGACCTCACCGCCCCCGGCACCGAGCCGCACGACCTGGAGCTGACCGCCAAGCAGGTCGGCGCCGTGCAGGACGCCGGCGCCGTGCTCTACCTCAAGGGCCTGCAGCCCACCGTGGACAAGGCCGTCGCGCAGTCCAAGAGCAAGTACGTGGTGGACGCCGCCGCGCTCTCCCCGCTGCTCGACCACCACCTGGACGAGGGCACCGACGGCGGCACCCCGGCCAAGGGCAACACCGGCGACCCGCACACCTGGCTCGACCCGACCCGCTACGCCACCGTCGCCAAGGGCGTCGGCGCGGAGCTGGCCAAGGCCGACCCCGCGAACGCCGCCGAGTACCAGAAGAACACGGACGCCCTGGTCGCCGAGCTCGGCACCCTGAACCAGAGCTTCCAGACCGGCCTGAAGAGCTGCACCCGCAAGTCCTTCGTGACCAGCCACGCCGCCTTCGGCTACCTCGCCGACACCTACGGCCTGCAGCAGATCGCCATCAACGGCGTCGACCCGGAGTCCGAGCCCACCCCGGCCCGGCTCGCGCAGATCCAGCAGGCCGCCAAGGACAGCGGCGTGACCACCGTCTTCTTCGAGGCCCTGGTCAGCCCGAAGCTCGCCGACACCGTCGCCAAGGACCTCAACCTGAAGACGGCCGTGCTCGACCCCATCGAGGGCGTCAAGGCCGGCTCCCCGGACACCTACCTCACGATCATGCAGCAGAACCTGAGCAACCTGCGGGATGCTCTCGGCTGCGCGAGCTGA
- a CDS encoding glycine--tRNA ligase — MAADKIDTIVSLSKRRGFVYPCSEIYGGTRAAWDYGPLGVELKENIKRQWWRAMVTAREDVVGLDSSVILAREVWEASGHVQTFTDPLTECTSCHKRFRADHLEEAYEAKHGKVPANGLADLNCPNCGTKGAFTAPKEFSGMLKTHLGPVEDGSGLAYLRPETAQGIFTNFKAVQTTSRKKPPFGIAQVGKSFRNEITPGNFIFRTREFEQMEMEFFVKPGEDEKWHEYWLDQRYNWYRDLGLREENMRFFEHPKEKLSHYAKRTVDIEYRFNFGGSEFSELEGIANRTDYDLTVHSEHSGVDLKYFDQESGERYFPFVIEPAAGLNRAMLAFLLDAYFEDEAPNAKGNMEKRVGMRLDPRLAPVKVAVLPLSRNADLSPKARGLADDLRKAWNVEFDDAGAIGKRYRRQDEIGTPFCVTVDFDTLDDNAVTIRERDTMAQERVSLDQVKSYLGARLIGC; from the coding sequence GTGGCCGCCGACAAGATCGACACGATCGTCAGCCTGAGCAAGCGCCGAGGCTTCGTCTACCCCTGCAGCGAGATCTACGGCGGTACCCGCGCCGCCTGGGACTACGGGCCGCTGGGCGTCGAGCTCAAGGAGAACATCAAGCGCCAGTGGTGGCGTGCGATGGTCACCGCTCGCGAGGACGTGGTCGGACTCGACTCGTCGGTGATCCTGGCCCGCGAGGTCTGGGAGGCCTCCGGCCACGTGCAGACCTTCACCGACCCGCTGACCGAGTGCACCTCCTGCCACAAGCGGTTCCGCGCGGACCACCTGGAGGAGGCCTACGAGGCCAAGCACGGCAAGGTGCCCGCCAACGGCCTGGCCGACCTCAACTGCCCCAACTGCGGCACCAAGGGCGCCTTCACGGCGCCCAAGGAGTTCTCGGGCATGCTGAAGACCCACCTCGGCCCGGTCGAGGACGGCTCCGGCCTGGCCTACCTGCGCCCCGAGACCGCGCAGGGCATCTTCACCAACTTCAAGGCCGTGCAGACCACCTCGCGCAAGAAGCCGCCGTTCGGCATCGCCCAGGTCGGCAAGAGCTTCCGCAACGAGATCACGCCCGGCAACTTCATCTTCCGCACCCGCGAGTTCGAGCAGATGGAGATGGAGTTCTTCGTCAAGCCTGGCGAGGACGAGAAGTGGCACGAGTACTGGCTCGACCAGCGCTACAACTGGTACCGCGACCTCGGCCTGCGCGAGGAGAACATGCGGTTCTTCGAGCACCCCAAGGAGAAGCTCTCCCACTACGCCAAGCGCACGGTGGACATCGAGTACCGCTTCAACTTCGGCGGGTCTGAGTTCTCGGAGCTGGAGGGCATCGCCAACCGCACCGACTACGACCTGACCGTGCACAGCGAGCACTCCGGCGTCGACCTCAAGTACTTCGACCAGGAGTCCGGCGAGCGGTACTTCCCGTTCGTCATCGAGCCGGCAGCCGGTCTCAACCGCGCGATGCTGGCCTTCCTGCTCGATGCCTACTTCGAGGACGAGGCGCCCAACGCCAAGGGCAACATGGAGAAGCGCGTCGGCATGCGGCTCGACCCGCGGCTGGCCCCGGTCAAGGTCGCGGTGCTGCCGCTGTCCCGCAACGCCGACCTCTCGCCGAAGGCCCGCGGCCTGGCCGACGACCTGCGCAAGGCCTGGAACGTGGAGTTCGACGACGCCGGCGCGATCGGCAAGCGCTACCGCCGCCAGGACGAGATCGGCACCCCGTTCTGCGTCACCGTCGACTTCGACACCCTGGACGACAACGCGGTCACCATCCGCGAGCGCGACACCATGGCCCAGGAGCGCGTGTCGCTGGACCAGGTCAAGTCGTACCTCGGCGCGCGCCTGATCGGCTGCTGA
- a CDS encoding NADAR family protein yields the protein MNHPSQSRSVADLLSLTTAGARPKYLFFWGHQPQRDGSTGPGSLSQWWPSPFEIGGVRYATAEHWMMVSKARLFGDEALVPRILAARTPAEAKKLGRQVRGFTEERWAEARFELVTAGNVAKFGQDPALRAYLLGTGNRVLVEASPVDRVWGIGLAADDERAASPARWRGLNLLGFALMAARERLA from the coding sequence ATGAACCACCCTTCCCAGTCCCGTTCCGTCGCCGACCTGCTGTCCCTCACCACCGCCGGTGCCCGGCCCAAGTACCTGTTCTTCTGGGGGCACCAGCCCCAGCGCGACGGCAGCACCGGCCCGGGGTCGCTGAGTCAGTGGTGGCCGTCGCCGTTCGAGATCGGCGGGGTGCGGTACGCCACGGCGGAGCACTGGATGATGGTGAGCAAGGCGCGGCTGTTCGGGGACGAGGCGCTGGTGCCGCGGATCCTGGCGGCGCGGACGCCCGCCGAGGCGAAGAAGCTGGGTCGGCAGGTGCGGGGGTTCACCGAGGAGCGGTGGGCCGAGGCGCGGTTCGAGCTGGTGACGGCGGGCAATGTGGCCAAGTTCGGGCAGGATCCGGCGCTGCGCGCGTATCTGCTCGGCACCGGCAACCGGGTGCTGGTGGAGGCCAGTCCGGTGGACCGGGTGTGGGGCATCGGGTTGGCGGCCGACGACGAGCGGGCCGCGAGTCCGGCGCGCTGGCGCGGGCTCAACCTGCTCGGGTTCGCGCTGATGGCGGCGCGCGAGCGGTTGGCGTGA
- a CDS encoding glycosyltransferase, with amino-acid sequence MDILILAAGSTGDVIPFTGLGVRLLRAGHQVAIATQPRFEALVTASGLGFRPLPGELRRELKPMQQAAAFIRDMGSGAPALAEPKVDVLLVNATTAQLGWQLAEATGAACVGALLQPVHPTGEFSSVVGGGRSLGRWGNRAAGRLALRIMDRMYDPTVRRLRAEFGLPPMRAAAVRAREERAGWPVLYGYSTALLPRPADWRAGLEVVGNWWPDVPADAQLPSELVDFLQAGPPPVLIGFGSMGSGEGERLSELAVAALREAGLRGLLQAGWAGLAGGDAHPDILTIGELPHALLFPQLAAVVHHGGAGTTAAALRAGTPSLAVPILGDQPFFGRRIATLGAGPAPIPFKRLTVDRLATALTDAVTTRSYRARAAAIAERMAGEDGAGRAVELIEEWTRPH; translated from the coding sequence ATGGACATCCTGATCCTCGCCGCCGGTTCGACCGGTGACGTCATCCCGTTCACCGGGCTCGGGGTTCGACTCCTTCGCGCCGGGCATCAGGTGGCCATCGCCACCCAGCCGCGGTTCGAAGCCCTGGTCACCGCGAGCGGGTTGGGCTTCCGGCCGCTGCCCGGGGAGTTGCGGCGCGAGTTGAAGCCCATGCAGCAGGCGGCCGCGTTCATCCGGGACATGGGGAGCGGGGCGCCGGCGCTGGCCGAGCCCAAGGTCGACGTGCTGCTGGTCAACGCGACCACCGCGCAGCTGGGCTGGCAGCTGGCCGAGGCCACCGGGGCCGCCTGCGTCGGGGCGCTGCTGCAACCGGTGCACCCCACGGGGGAGTTCTCGTCCGTCGTCGGGGGCGGCCGCTCGCTGGGCCGCTGGGGGAACCGCGCGGCGGGGCGGCTGGCGCTGCGCATCATGGACCGGATGTACGACCCGACGGTCCGTCGGCTGCGTGCCGAGTTCGGGCTGCCGCCGATGCGCGCCGCTGCCGTCCGGGCCCGCGAGGAGCGGGCCGGCTGGCCGGTGCTGTACGGCTACAGCACTGCTCTGCTGCCCCGCCCGGCGGACTGGCGCGCCGGGCTGGAGGTGGTCGGCAACTGGTGGCCCGATGTGCCGGCCGATGCCCAACTCCCTTCCGAGCTGGTCGACTTCCTCCAGGCCGGACCGCCGCCGGTGCTCATCGGCTTCGGTAGCATGGGCAGTGGCGAGGGCGAGCGCCTCAGCGAGCTGGCCGTCGCCGCCCTCCGCGAGGCGGGCCTGCGCGGCCTCCTGCAAGCCGGCTGGGCGGGCCTGGCCGGCGGGGACGCCCACCCGGACATCCTCACCATCGGCGAACTGCCCCACGCCCTGCTCTTCCCCCAGCTGGCCGCCGTCGTCCACCACGGCGGCGCGGGCACCACCGCGGCCGCCCTGCGCGCCGGAACCCCCTCCCTCGCCGTCCCCATCCTCGGCGATCAGCCCTTCTTCGGCCGCCGCATCGCCACCCTGGGCGCCGGCCCCGCCCCGATCCCCTTCAAGCGCCTGACCGTTGACCGCCTGGCCACCGCCCTCACCGACGCTGTGACCACCAGGTCCTACCGCGCCCGCGCCGCCGCCATCGCGGAGCGGATGGCCGGCGAGGACGGCGCGGGGCGGGCAGTGGAGCTCATCGAGGAGTGGACCAGGCCGCACTGA